From Polaribacter butkevichii, a single genomic window includes:
- a CDS encoding threonine/serine ThrE exporter family protein produces the protein MKVPEKYYFIIELGKALHIYGIPSYKIQTYLTEVAKTQGFTGSFMDSPTWINYVFYEDENSYNYIECIPPGSLNLGAFSRIAELTNKVIDLKIDNDSISNELKIIHSKTKIVNHYYLTLAYAFGAGSFSIMIGTNWISFAFSILLGGLIYLLVYLATKSKYIENVFESLSALVVTIICCLLTLVFPTFNLGLTIIASIIIFIPGLAITTALEEITSKSLVSGGAKLFDSILLLFKQFFGVLLGLALMTSLVDIDLTYHVSSMPKWTIFCAVPIFSIALLPIFQVRKKDMLFGVLTGASAFFTTVLLSGYGVLVSTFFGTLVVVGVSRLFGRISKTPKTVYLIQGVIMLVPGSKSFMGLSNSFFNPSTTTGSANLFEQVAFILMGIIGGLLFAGTFRERKPRKN, from the coding sequence ATGAAAGTTCCAGAAAAATATTATTTTATAATTGAGCTTGGAAAAGCGTTACATATTTACGGTATTCCTTCCTATAAAATCCAAACCTACCTAACAGAAGTTGCTAAAACACAAGGTTTTACGGGTAGCTTTATGGACTCCCCTACATGGATTAATTATGTTTTTTATGAGGATGAAAATTCTTATAATTATATAGAATGTATTCCTCCTGGATCATTAAATTTAGGGGCATTTTCTAGAATAGCAGAGTTAACCAATAAGGTTATCGATTTAAAAATTGATAACGACTCCATAAGTAATGAATTAAAAATTATTCACTCTAAAACTAAAATAGTAAATCATTATTACTTAACGTTGGCCTATGCTTTTGGAGCAGGTTCTTTTAGTATTATGATTGGTACCAATTGGATTTCTTTTGCTTTTTCTATTTTATTAGGAGGGTTAATATACCTTTTGGTTTATTTAGCTACAAAATCTAAATATATAGAAAATGTATTCGAATCTTTAAGCGCATTAGTGGTAACCATTATTTGCTGCCTTTTAACTCTAGTTTTTCCTACCTTTAACTTAGGTTTAACCATTATTGCTTCCATTATTATTTTTATTCCTGGTTTAGCAATTACAACCGCTTTAGAAGAAATAACATCTAAAAGTTTAGTTTCTGGAGGTGCAAAACTTTTCGACTCTATCCTCTTACTATTTAAACAATTTTTTGGTGTATTACTAGGCTTAGCATTAATGACCTCTTTGGTAGATATCGATTTAACCTATCATGTATCTTCGATGCCAAAATGGACTATATTTTGTGCTGTTCCTATATTTTCAATTGCTCTTTTACCAATCTTTCAAGTACGAAAAAAAGACATGCTTTTTGGAGTACTTACAGGAGCATCTGCCTTTTTTACAACTGTTTTATTATCTGGATACGGAGTTTTAGTAAGTACTTTTTTTGGAACATTGGTTGTTGTAGGAGTCAGTCGTTTATTTGGTAGAATTTCTAAAACACCAAAAACGGTCTATTTAATTCAAGGTGTTATTATGCTTGTTCCTGGAAGTAAATCTTTTATGGGATTAAGTAACTCCTTTTTTAACCCATCTACCACTACTGGTTCTGCAAATTTATTTGAACAAGTAGCTTTTATTTTAATGGGTATTATTGGAGGACTTCTTTTTGCGGGAACATTTAGAGAAAGAAAACCTAGAAAAAACTAG
- the fabV gene encoding enoyl-ACP reductase FabV — protein MIIEPRTRGFICLTSHPVGCEQNVINQIEYVKSKGKIEGAKKVLVIGASTGFGLASRISSAFGSDAATIGVFFDKPATEGRPGSPGFYNTAAFEKQAIAAGLYAKSINGDAFSNEIKEQVVNLIKEDLGQVDLVIYSLASPVRTHPVTGKRYKSVLKPIGDVFSNKTVDFHTGKVSEISINPAEGEDVENTINVMGGEDWKMWMDALQSENLLAEGATTVAYSYIGPEVTKPVYRNGTIGAAKDHLEATAFTIADDLKSIGGKAFVSVNKALVTQASSAIPVIPLYISLLYKVMKAKGIHEGCIEQIQRLYSERLFGGDLALDEKGRIRVDDWEMREDVQAEVNKLWKTATTENLSEIGDLEGYSNDFYNLFGFKVDGVDYDADVNEVVNVPSIQ, from the coding sequence ATGATTATAGAACCAAGAACAAGAGGATTTATCTGTTTAACATCGCATCCAGTAGGTTGTGAGCAAAATGTGATCAATCAGATAGAATATGTAAAATCAAAAGGAAAAATAGAAGGCGCTAAAAAAGTACTCGTCATAGGAGCTTCAACAGGGTTTGGGTTGGCTTCAAGAATATCGAGTGCTTTTGGTTCTGATGCAGCTACAATTGGAGTTTTCTTTGATAAACCAGCAACCGAAGGAAGACCAGGTTCACCAGGTTTTTACAATACAGCAGCTTTTGAAAAACAAGCAATTGCAGCAGGTTTATATGCAAAAAGTATTAATGGAGATGCTTTTTCTAACGAAATAAAAGAGCAAGTTGTAAACTTAATTAAAGAAGATTTAGGTCAAGTAGATTTAGTAATTTACAGTTTAGCCTCACCAGTAAGAACACATCCTGTAACAGGAAAAAGATATAAATCTGTTTTAAAGCCAATTGGCGATGTTTTTTCTAACAAAACAGTAGATTTTCATACAGGTAAAGTATCAGAAATTTCTATCAATCCGGCAGAAGGAGAAGATGTAGAAAACACCATAAACGTAATGGGTGGTGAAGATTGGAAAATGTGGATGGACGCGTTACAATCTGAAAACTTATTAGCAGAAGGAGCTACCACAGTTGCTTATTCTTATATTGGCCCAGAAGTAACAAAACCAGTATATAGAAACGGAACCATTGGTGCTGCAAAAGATCATTTAGAAGCAACAGCTTTTACAATTGCAGACGATTTAAAATCGATCGGTGGTAAAGCATTTGTTTCTGTAAATAAAGCGTTAGTTACCCAAGCAAGTTCTGCAATTCCTGTAATTCCTTTATATATTTCTTTATTGTATAAAGTGATGAAAGCAAAAGGGATTCATGAAGGATGTATCGAACAAATTCAGCGTTTGTATAGTGAGCGTTTATTTGGCGGAGATTTAGCCTTGGATGAAAAAGGAAGAATTAGAGTTGACGATTGGGAAATGAGAGAAGATGTTCAAGCAGAAGTTAACAAACTTTGGAAAACAGCAACTACAGAAAATTTATCTGAAATAGGAGATTTAGAAGGATATAGCAACGATTTTTATAACCTTTTTGGTTTTAAAGTTGATGGAGTAGATTATGATGCTGATGTAAATGAAGTGGTAAACGTACCTAGTATTCAGTAA
- a CDS encoding PhoH family protein yields MNERIIELTEINPKDFFGAQNSTIEQLKKYFPKIKIVARGSKLKVYGDPEILDEFETRLERLIKYFNTYNKLDENSIERILTSNGNDEKTASAKNAREVLVHGVGGRLIKPQTDNQRKMVTLMNKNDMLFAVGPAGTGKTYTAVALAVKALKEREVRRIILTRPAVESGENLGFLPGDLKEKLDPYMQPLYDALRDMIPHEKLESHIEKGVIQIAPLAFMRGRTLDNAFVILDEAQNTTHNQMKMFLTRMGKSAKFIITGDPGQIDLPRKQVSGLKESLLALKDIDGIAQVYLDDKDVVRHRLVRKIISAYKSIETE; encoded by the coding sequence TTGAACGAACGCATTATAGAGCTTACAGAAATCAATCCGAAAGATTTTTTTGGAGCACAAAACAGTACTATAGAGCAATTAAAAAAGTATTTTCCTAAAATTAAAATCGTAGCTCGCGGATCTAAACTTAAAGTTTATGGAGACCCAGAAATTTTAGATGAGTTTGAAACTAGATTAGAACGCTTAATAAAGTATTTTAATACCTACAATAAGTTAGATGAAAATAGTATTGAACGTATTTTAACTTCTAACGGAAATGATGAAAAAACAGCTTCGGCAAAAAATGCGAGAGAAGTTTTAGTACATGGTGTTGGTGGTAGGTTAATTAAACCCCAAACAGATAACCAACGTAAGATGGTTACCTTAATGAATAAAAATGACATGTTGTTTGCCGTAGGGCCAGCAGGAACAGGAAAAACTTATACCGCTGTTGCATTAGCGGTAAAAGCATTAAAAGAAAGAGAAGTTAGAAGAATTATTTTAACAAGACCTGCGGTAGAATCTGGTGAAAATTTAGGGTTTCTACCTGGAGATTTAAAAGAAAAATTAGATCCTTATATGCAACCTTTATATGATGCTTTAAGAGATATGATTCCGCATGAAAAATTAGAATCTCATATAGAAAAAGGAGTCATACAAATTGCACCTTTGGCATTTATGCGTGGTAGAACTTTAGACAATGCCTTTGTTATTTTAGACGAAGCGCAAAATACTACCCATAATCAAATGAAGATGTTTTTAACAAGAATGGGTAAAAGTGCTAAGTTTATTATTACAGGAGATCCTGGACAGATAGATTTACCTAGAAAGCAGGTTTCTGGTTTAAAAGAGTCTTTATTAGCGCTAAAAGATATTGATGGAATTGCCCAAGTTTATTTAGACGATAAAGATGTGGTAAGACATCGTTTGGTAAGAAAAATTATTAGTGCTTATAAAAGTATAGAAACAGAATAA
- the purL gene encoding phosphoribosylformylglycinamidine synthase → MIHFFGKIDSKVFAVQTTKKLSTETIAKLTWLFADQPKIEETSIDAFFVGPRAAMITPWSTNAVEITQNMGISDIIRIEEFTACTEDFSDFDPMISEKFKGLHQESFDIHIQPEAILEIEDIAAYNNLEGLSLSDEEVAYLEGVATKIGRKLTDSEVFGFSQVNSEHCRHKIFNGTFVIDGEEMPTSLFKLIKETSKQFPNDIVSAYKDNVAFVKGPKVEQFAPKTADKPDFYQTEEFESVISLKAETHNFPTTVEPFNGAATGSGGEIRDRLAGGKGSLPLAGTAVYMTSYSRLEENRYWEHKFEARDWLYQTPIDILIKASNGASDFGNKFGQPLITGSVLTFEHEENSSSSSSKPRKLGFDKVIMQAGGIGYGKAEQALKETPKEGDKIVILGGENYRIGMGGAAVSSSDTGEFASGIELNAVQRSNPEMQKRAANAVRGMVESNENFIVSIHDHGAGGHLNCLSELVEDTGGKIDLDKLPVGDPTLSAKEIIGNESQERMGLVIAEKHLETLHKIADRERSPIYDVGEVTGNDRFTFESKSTGKKPMDLALEDMFGSSPKTVLTDTTVTRNYKNSRYKIKNLQVYLEQVLQLEAVACKDWLTNKVDRCVGGKVAKQQCVGPLQIPLNNVGVMALDYKGKEGVATSIGHSPIAALIDPAAGSRNAITESLTNLIWAPLKENLTSVSLSANWMWPCKNEGEDARLYKAVKAVSDFSIDLGINIPTGKDSLSMKQKYANDEVIAPGTVIISAAGNCNAISKVVEPLLKVDGGNIYYINISQDDFKLGGSSFHQVLNTIGNEAPDVKDTTFVKNTFNTIQNLIKADKITAGHDVASGGLITTLLEMCFADVNLGANFNISALNEEDSIKVLFSENSGIVFQADASVETILSENNIEFFNIGTANNSETVNIQNSEDNFTFDVAEMRDVWYKTSFLLDQKQTANNLAQDRFDNYKKQPLTYKFPENFTGKLPVIGKDKPKAAIIREKGSNSEREMANAMYLAGFDVKDVHMTDLISGRETLEDIQFIGAVGGFSNSDVLGSAKGWAGAFKYNEKANTALKNFFKREDTLSVGICNGAQLWMELELINPEHKVHGKLGHNDSQKHESSFTSVKVQENNSVMLSSLAGTELGVWISHGEGKFNLPEAEENYNIVAKYGYEGYPNNPNGSDFNTAMMCDTSGRHLVTMPHIERSTFQWNWANYPDGRKDEVTPWLEAFVNAKNWLTK, encoded by the coding sequence ATGATTCATTTCTTTGGAAAGATAGACAGTAAAGTATTTGCTGTTCAAACAACAAAAAAATTAAGTACAGAAACGATTGCTAAATTAACTTGGTTATTTGCAGATCAACCAAAAATAGAAGAAACCTCAATTGATGCTTTTTTTGTGGGGCCAAGAGCGGCAATGATTACGCCTTGGAGTACCAATGCTGTAGAAATTACTCAGAATATGGGGATTTCAGATATCATAAGAATAGAAGAATTTACAGCTTGTACAGAAGATTTTTCTGATTTTGACCCAATGATTTCTGAAAAATTCAAAGGTTTACATCAAGAATCATTTGACATTCATATTCAACCAGAAGCCATTTTAGAAATTGAAGATATTGCAGCCTACAACAATCTAGAAGGTTTATCTTTAAGCGACGAAGAAGTAGCGTACTTAGAAGGTGTTGCTACAAAAATCGGAAGAAAATTAACAGATTCTGAAGTATTTGGTTTTAGCCAAGTAAATTCTGAGCACTGTAGACATAAAATATTTAATGGAACTTTTGTAATTGATGGAGAGGAAATGCCAACATCATTATTTAAGTTAATCAAAGAAACCTCTAAACAATTTCCTAACGATATTGTTTCTGCTTACAAAGACAATGTTGCTTTTGTAAAAGGTCCTAAAGTAGAACAGTTTGCTCCTAAAACGGCAGACAAACCAGACTTTTATCAAACAGAAGAATTTGAATCTGTAATCTCTTTAAAAGCCGAAACACACAATTTCCCTACAACAGTTGAGCCTTTTAACGGAGCAGCAACCGGTTCTGGAGGAGAAATTAGAGATAGACTTGCTGGAGGAAAAGGTTCTTTACCTTTAGCGGGTACAGCTGTTTATATGACTTCTTATTCTCGTTTAGAAGAAAACAGATATTGGGAACATAAATTTGAAGCTAGAGATTGGTTGTACCAAACACCTATCGATATTTTAATAAAAGCATCAAATGGTGCCTCTGATTTTGGTAACAAATTTGGACAACCCTTAATTACGGGTTCTGTATTAACTTTTGAGCATGAAGAAAATTCATCTTCTAGCTCTTCTAAACCTAGAAAATTAGGTTTTGATAAAGTAATTATGCAAGCTGGTGGAATTGGTTACGGAAAAGCAGAACAAGCTTTAAAAGAAACGCCAAAAGAAGGAGATAAAATTGTAATTCTTGGTGGTGAAAACTACAGAATTGGTATGGGTGGAGCTGCAGTTTCATCTTCAGATACAGGAGAATTTGCTTCTGGTATTGAGTTAAACGCTGTTCAACGTTCTAATCCAGAAATGCAAAAACGTGCTGCTAATGCAGTTCGTGGTATGGTAGAAAGCAATGAAAACTTTATTGTTTCTATTCATGATCATGGGGCTGGTGGACATTTAAATTGTTTATCAGAATTGGTAGAAGATACTGGTGGTAAAATCGACTTAGACAAATTACCTGTAGGAGACCCAACTTTATCTGCAAAAGAAATTATTGGTAACGAATCTCAAGAAAGAATGGGATTAGTAATTGCTGAAAAACATTTAGAAACTTTACATAAAATTGCAGATAGAGAACGTTCTCCTATTTATGATGTTGGTGAAGTTACAGGAAACGACCGTTTTACTTTTGAATCTAAATCTACAGGTAAGAAACCAATGGATTTAGCTTTAGAAGATATGTTTGGTTCTTCTCCTAAAACGGTTTTAACAGATACAACTGTTACTAGAAATTATAAAAATTCGAGATATAAAATTAAAAATTTACAAGTATATTTAGAACAAGTTTTGCAATTAGAAGCTGTTGCTTGTAAAGATTGGTTAACAAATAAAGTAGACAGATGTGTTGGTGGTAAAGTTGCCAAACAACAATGTGTTGGTCCATTACAAATTCCGTTAAACAACGTTGGTGTAATGGCTTTAGATTACAAAGGTAAAGAAGGTGTAGCCACTTCTATTGGCCACTCTCCTATTGCTGCATTAATAGATCCTGCTGCCGGTAGTAGAAATGCCATTACAGAATCTCTTACAAACTTAATCTGGGCACCATTAAAAGAAAATTTAACAAGCGTATCGCTTTCTGCAAACTGGATGTGGCCTTGTAAAAACGAAGGTGAAGATGCTCGTTTATACAAAGCTGTAAAAGCTGTCTCTGACTTTTCTATCGATTTAGGAATCAATATACCTACCGGAAAAGATTCTTTATCAATGAAGCAAAAATATGCTAATGATGAAGTAATTGCTCCAGGAACGGTTATTATTTCTGCTGCAGGAAACTGTAACGCTATTAGTAAAGTTGTAGAACCTCTTTTAAAAGTTGATGGAGGAAACATCTATTATATTAATATTTCTCAGGATGACTTTAAATTAGGAGGAAGTTCTTTTCACCAAGTGTTAAATACTATTGGAAATGAAGCTCCAGATGTAAAAGATACAACTTTTGTTAAAAATACTTTTAACACCATTCAAAACTTAATTAAAGCTGATAAAATTACTGCAGGACACGATGTTGCTTCTGGAGGATTGATTACAACTTTATTAGAAATGTGTTTTGCTGATGTTAATTTAGGGGCCAATTTTAATATCTCTGCATTAAATGAAGAGGATTCTATAAAAGTATTATTCTCAGAAAACTCTGGAATTGTTTTTCAAGCAGATGCTTCTGTAGAAACAATTTTATCAGAAAATAATATTGAATTTTTCAATATTGGTACTGCTAACAATTCAGAAACTGTAAATATTCAAAATAGTGAAGATAACTTTACGTTTGATGTTGCTGAAATGAGAGATGTTTGGTATAAAACTTCTTTCTTATTAGATCAAAAACAAACCGCTAATAATTTAGCTCAAGATCGTTTTGATAACTATAAAAAGCAACCTTTAACCTATAAATTCCCAGAGAACTTTACAGGAAAGTTACCTGTAATAGGAAAAGACAAACCTAAAGCTGCTATCATTCGTGAAAAAGGTTCAAACTCAGAGCGAGAAATGGCAAATGCCATGTATTTAGCTGGTTTTGATGTAAAAGATGTACACATGACAGATTTAATTTCTGGTCGTGAAACATTAGAAGACATTCAATTTATTGGTGCTGTAGGTGGTTTCTCTAATTCTGATGTTTTAGGTTCTGCTAAAGGTTGGGCTGGAGCATTTAAATACAACGAAAAAGCAAACACTGCTTTAAAGAATTTCTTTAAAAGAGAAGATACTTTATCTGTTGGTATTTGTAATGGTGCACAATTATGGATGGAATTAGAATTGATTAATCCAGAGCATAAAGTACATGGAAAATTAGGTCATAATGATTCTCAAAAGCACGAAAGTTCTTTTACCTCTGTAAAAGTACAAGAAAACAACTCTGTAATGTTATCTAGTTTAGCAGGCACAGAATTAGGTGTTTGGATTTCTCATGGAGAAGGTAAATTTAACTTACCTGAAGCTGAAGAAAATTATAATATTGTTGCTAAATATGGTTATGAAGGATACCCAAATAACCCAAATGGTTCAGATTTTAACACAGCTATGATGTGTGATACATCTGGAAGACATTTAGTTACAATGCCACATATAGAACGTTCTACTTTTCAATGGAATTGGGCAAACTATCCTGACGGAAGAAAAGATGAAGTTACACCTTGGTTAGAAGCATTTGTAAATGCTAAAAATTGGTTGACTAAATAA
- a CDS encoding glyoxalase yields the protein MNKKERPILSDLVNAGTSEMEKFQNEVLRPVIKMQHALLISSFKNYLLKRKVDFAVLPDKKKRSKVTAIYKTDNNYKNFTLGVIIGHFSTDEFAFYSDNSSEINKRILQITAQRIKDSILEVV from the coding sequence ATGAATAAGAAAGAAAGACCCATTTTATCGGATTTAGTAAACGCAGGAACTTCTGAGATGGAAAAGTTTCAAAACGAAGTTTTAAGGCCAGTTATAAAGATGCAACATGCTTTGTTAATTAGTTCATTTAAAAACTATCTTCTAAAAAGAAAAGTTGATTTTGCTGTTTTACCAGATAAGAAAAAGAGAAGTAAAGTAACGGCTATTTATAAAACAGACAATAATTATAAAAACTTTACTTTGGGTGTAATTATTGGTCATTTTTCTACGGATGAATTTGCTTTTTATAGTGATAATTCATCAGAAATTAATAAAAGAATTTTACAAATAACGGCTCAAAGAATTAAAGATAGTATTTTGGAGGTTGTATAA
- a CDS encoding endonuclease — translation MKKTVLLAFLLVTFIVSAQQPYYSDVDLTKSGFDLKDELAIKTIAAHTNLLSYTPGIWEASKITDKDPSNANNILLIYGYNDNDGNYVTDRSRSQNLNGGNSGTDWNREHTYAKSLGNPNLGTSGPGSDAHHLRPSDVSFNSQRGSLKFADGSGNAGPVSGGWYPGDEWKGDVARMMMYMYIRYGDQCKPTTVGVGNLVGPDDEMIDLFLEWNVEDPVSDFERQRNTYHDSNETYAQGNRNPFIDNAYLATRIWGGENAIDSWGLYLTPDEEAPTVPTNLALNNITTSSIDATWTASTDNEAVTKYEVFANGTLNGETKNTTYTLTNLTPNTAYSITVLAKDIANNKSAESAKVEATTLADTTPPTVPTSIIISSEISTGFKIDWAASTDNSSVASYSIYINGILNGTTQTTTYQATGLTASTTYNVTISAKDIANNESEQSIAVQGITTEENTSTSCGSETFDLIPANSSSYSTRIWTGDNGLEWTATSARTDQTLNERAITLDVRDSKTGSLTSSTFANGIGSLTASTKRAFTGGSGTLDVLVNGNKVGTLPYGDEIETTTISDIKISGNVIVVINDSSAGGERVIIDDLTWTCYSTLSTEEDLFNSFKMYPNPVPGNKIYFNTIDDVNVNIYNALGKLVKSTEISSSKNSIDISNFSKGVYLIKVYSENQSITKKLIKN, via the coding sequence ATGAAAAAAACAGTACTCTTAGCGTTTCTATTAGTTACATTCATCGTTTCTGCACAACAACCTTATTATTCAGATGTTGATTTAACAAAGTCTGGTTTTGATTTAAAAGATGAGTTGGCTATAAAAACAATTGCGGCACACACAAACCTTTTAAGCTATACACCTGGTATTTGGGAAGCTAGCAAGATTACAGACAAAGACCCTTCTAATGCAAATAACATTTTACTTATTTATGGATATAACGATAACGACGGAAACTATGTTACCGACAGATCTAGAAGTCAAAATTTAAACGGTGGTAATTCTGGTACAGATTGGAATAGAGAACACACCTACGCTAAATCTTTAGGAAACCCCAATTTAGGTACTTCAGGTCCTGGTTCAGATGCACATCATTTACGTCCGTCTGATGTAAGTTTTAATAGCCAAAGAGGAAGTCTAAAATTTGCAGATGGTTCTGGTAATGCGGGTCCTGTTTCTGGTGGTTGGTACCCTGGAGATGAATGGAAAGGAGATGTTGCAAGAATGATGATGTATATGTACATCCGCTATGGAGACCAATGTAAACCAACGACTGTTGGTGTCGGAAACCTTGTTGGCCCTGACGATGAAATGATCGACCTATTTTTAGAATGGAATGTAGAAGATCCTGTATCTGATTTTGAACGCCAAAGAAATACCTACCACGATTCTAATGAAACTTACGCACAAGGAAATAGAAACCCTTTTATAGACAATGCGTATTTAGCTACAAGAATTTGGGGAGGAGAAAATGCAATAGATTCTTGGGGACTATACCTAACTCCAGATGAAGAAGCACCTACAGTACCTACAAACCTTGCACTAAATAATATTACAACTTCTAGTATCGATGCTACTTGGACTGCTTCTACAGATAATGAAGCTGTTACAAAATATGAGGTATTTGCAAACGGAACTTTAAACGGAGAAACTAAAAATACAACTTATACACTTACCAATTTAACCCCTAATACGGCATATAGTATAACAGTTTTAGCAAAAGATATTGCTAATAACAAATCTGCAGAATCGGCAAAAGTAGAAGCTACCACTTTAGCAGACACAACGCCACCTACGGTACCTACAAGCATTATTATTTCTAGTGAAATAAGTACTGGTTTTAAAATAGATTGGGCAGCCTCTACAGACAATTCTAGTGTAGCTAGCTACAGTATTTATATAAACGGAATCTTAAACGGAACAACACAAACTACAACCTATCAAGCTACAGGTTTAACGGCTTCAACCACCTATAATGTAACAATTTCTGCAAAAGATATTGCTAACAATGAGTCTGAACAATCTATAGCTGTGCAAGGAATTACAACTGAAGAAAACACAAGTACATCTTGTGGTTCTGAAACTTTTGATTTGATACCAGCCAACAGTAGTTCTTATTCTACTAGAATCTGGACCGGCGATAATGGTTTAGAATGGACCGCTACATCAGCTAGAACAGATCAAACATTAAATGAAAGAGCAATTACCCTTGATGTTAGAGATAGTAAAACAGGCTCACTTACTTCATCTACATTTGCAAACGGAATAGGAAGTTTAACGGCTTCAACTAAACGTGCTTTTACCGGAGGATCAGGCACTTTAGATGTTTTAGTGAACGGAAATAAAGTAGGGACATTACCTTATGGTGACGAAATTGAAACAACAACAATTTCGGATATTAAAATTTCTGGAAATGTTATTGTTGTTATAAATGATTCTAGCGCTGGCGGCGAACGAGTTATTATAGATGATTTAACCTGGACATGCTATTCTACATTAAGTACAGAAGAAGATCTATTTAATTCTTTTAAAATGTATCCAAATCCAGTACCTGGAAACAAAATCTACTTTAATACCATTGATGACGTTAACGTAAACATTTATAATGCTTTAGGAAAACTAGTAAAATCTACAGAAATTTCAAGTTCAAAAAATAGTATCGATATTTCTAACTTTTCTAAAGGTGTTTATTTAATAAAAGTATATTCTGAGAATCAATCTATTACTAAAAAATTGATAAAAAATTAA
- a CDS encoding phosphoribosylaminoimidazolesuccinocarboxamide synthase yields MNTINDTNFKFPNQKSVYIGKVREVYNINDELLVMIATDRLSAFDVVLPRQIPFKGQILNQIATKMMNDTADIVPNWLIANPDENVAVGHLCEPFKVEMVIRGYMSGHAAREYKLGKRTLCGVEMPEGLKENDKFPEPLITPSTKADNGDHDEDISREDILSKGIVSEADYLVLEDYTRKLFARGTEIAAKRGLILVDTKYEFGKTKEGKIVLIDEIHTPDSSRYFYAEGYQERQDKGESQKQLSKEFVRQWLIENGFQGKDGQQVPEMNDEKIIEISNRYIELYEQITGEAFVKASTENVLQRIEENVLQFLK; encoded by the coding sequence ATGAATACAATTAACGATACGAATTTTAAATTTCCGAATCAGAAGTCTGTTTATATAGGGAAAGTAAGAGAAGTTTATAATATTAATGATGAACTTTTGGTGATGATTGCAACAGATAGATTGTCTGCGTTCGACGTTGTTTTACCGCGTCAGATTCCGTTTAAAGGTCAGATTTTAAATCAGATTGCCACAAAAATGATGAATGATACCGCAGATATTGTTCCTAATTGGTTAATTGCAAACCCAGATGAAAATGTAGCTGTAGGGCATTTGTGTGAACCATTTAAAGTAGAAATGGTTATTCGTGGTTATATGTCTGGTCACGCAGCGCGTGAATATAAATTAGGTAAAAGAACTTTATGTGGTGTTGAAATGCCAGAAGGATTAAAGGAAAACGATAAATTTCCAGAACCTTTAATAACACCTTCTACCAAGGCAGATAATGGCGATCATGATGAAGATATTTCTCGTGAAGACATTTTATCAAAAGGAATTGTTTCTGAAGCAGATTATTTAGTTTTAGAAGATTATACACGTAAATTATTTGCTAGAGGTACCGAAATTGCAGCAAAAAGAGGGTTGATTTTAGTAGATACTAAATATGAATTTGGTAAAACTAAAGAAGGAAAAATAGTATTGATTGATGAAATTCATACTCCAGATTCTTCTCGTTATTTTTATGCAGAAGGCTATCAAGAAAGACAAGACAAAGGCGAAAGTCAAAAACAACTATCTAAAGAATTTGTACGCCAGTGGTTAATTGAAAACGGTTTTCAAGGAAAAGACGGGCAGCAAGTTCCAGAAATGAATGATGAAAAAATCATCGAAATTTCTAATAGATATATAGAATTATACGAACAAATTACTGGAGAAGCTTTTGTAAAGGCTTCTACAGAAAATGTATTACAAAGAATTGAAGAGAATGTACTTCAATTCTTAAAATAA